In Candidatus Cloacimonas sp., the genomic stretch TGCAGTCCCTGTTTGTAACTCTGAAGGATAAACTGCAAATAAAATGGACTAACGATATCATTTATTCCGGATACAAACTGGGGGGAATTCTCTGTCACTACTATCAGGATAGAAGAATGTATATCGCGGGAGTGGGCATAAATACCAATAATGAAATTGATTCCGAACTGGGAAAATTCGGTGCAATTTGCCTGAAGGATATTCTGGGTTTTGAGGTCTCTAATAAAGAACTCTGCCGCTTAATAATTAAAACGGTGGAGGATAATTGTGTCTTTATGGATGAGCAGAGCAGTTATCTGAACTATTGTAATGACTATCTTTTTGGCAAAGGGCGCATTGCTTTACTGGAAACGGGCGGAACGAATTTGGAAGCAGAAATTATTGAAATAGACGAAAGCGGAGCTTTATTGACAAGAAATGAAAAGGGTGAACTGATAACGGTGCATACCGGCTCTATCTTAAAATTTTTAAATTAACCTGCCTCAGTTAAATTCTTTCTGTTTCGGTAAACAGTTTACGGTTTTTCTTGACAGATATGCAAAATCCAAAATCAGGTTAAAAAAAATAATTTGACCTTGGATATAGTGGAGGAATAATGAATAAATGGATACTATCAGTGTTAACTGTTGTGCTGTTTCTCTTTGGCTGCACGGCAAATCGCACAGTTCCGGAAATTGAAAATATTGAACCCTATACGGGGATTGTTACCAAAGTAGCTATCTTACCGCTTAAAACGATGGATTCATCCAGTGGTTACATTCAAAAGATTTTAACCGTGCGTGACCTGGAATATGTTTTCGCTAAACACCCTCAATATTCACTTTTGAATATGGAAGAAGTGGCAGAACAATTCCGGCTTTCCGGTTATCGGGATGTAGAAGAACTGGAAATTGAAGAAATGAGAGAGCTGGCAGAAATGACCGGATGCGATATCCTGGTTTTAGGTAGCATCAATAGTATTAGTAGTGATCAGTTTTCTTTATCAACACGGTTTTTCAGTGCAAAAACAGAAGAACTTACTCAACTGGATTTTAATGTAACTAAAGATAGAGAAGCCCGCTGGAAAACTTTGGAAACAACTTTTATTGCCAAGCTTGATGATGTAGTTTCCAATGAAGTGAGCAAAATCTATAATATTGCCTTAAATAATTATGCCAATGGCAACTATGCGGAAGCAGAGAAAAACCTCAATTTTGCTCTGGGGCTTAATCCCGACCTTAAAGATGCTTATTATTATCTTGGCTCCGTTTATTACAAACAAGGCAAGCTGGAACAGGCAATTCAAAATCTGGAAATAAATCTGGAAAAAAATCCGCAACATACCCAAACGCTCAATTCTTTAATGGAATTATACGAGAAGACAAATCAGCCCGCTAAGCGCTTAAACACTATGGAAAAACTTGCTGCTTTAAATAATAATGAAGATTTGTGGCTTACCATCGGCAACCTGTATGCTGAACAGAATAACATCCCCAAAGCAGAAGCTGCACTTAAAAAAGCAATTGAAATTGACCCTGCTTTTATTGAGGCAAAAACTCGTTTGGCATTGCTGATGTATGACCTCAATCGTTACGAAGAGGCAATTCCCTATCTGGAAGCGATTTTTGATCAGTATCCCGAAAACGAACTTATTTCTACCCGTTTGGCAAGCGCCTATCAGAAAGCCAATCGTTTGGATGATGCCATTGCTAAATATGAAAATACTATTAAAACCAATCCCCAAAATGCAACTGCTTATTTAAGCGCCGTAAACCTTTATCGCTTAAAGGCCTCCCAAACATCCGACCCGACAGTGGTTGCAGCAATCAATAAAAAAGCTATTGATATCTTGAATGCTCTTGTTACAAATCAACCGAACAATGCTTTAGCTTATATGAATCTGGCAGCTATTTATCTGGGACAGAATAAATTTACCGAAACCGAATTATATGCCAATAAGGCATTGCAAAATGATCCAACTTTATATCTGCCCTATATATATCTTGCTACGGTAAGTCAAAGCAAAGGTACAACCGATTATAACAGTTTCATAGACCTGGAGAAAAAAGCTGCTCAGGCAGTCGGTAAAAAAGCGAGTACTTTAAAAACCCAGCGAGATAATGCCAAGAACGCAGCTATAGCCAATTTCCGTAAAGCTCTGGAATATTTAAATAACGCCAAAGCACGCGCTACAGATGAAAATGCTCTCACAGATATCAATAATCGGATCAATAGAGTTAATCAGCTGATAAATCAGGCAACGGCGTCTTATTAGTAAACCTTTTCAGGGTATATCAAAATAGCCGGTTAGCGTCTGAACCGGGTAACGCTTTAGCTATAATAATTTAGCTAAAGCTAAAAGCAGATGCAAATAAACGGGTTGTCAAATTCCGATGGGGCACAATAATGCCGGTTTCAGAGTAAACTTATTCCCCGGCATTAAGTAAATCGGAATTCGGCAACCCTAATGCTAAATATCCCTGCTAATTGTTTCTACGGCAATTTTCAAGGTTATCGTCCATTTACAGGGAGTGGTCTAAAAACTGCCAGTCCTGAACTTCAGGCAATAAACCCGTTTCTACAGCTTTTTTAATGCTGATGCAAGGCAGGTTGTTAGCATAGATATATTCCCTGGTAATAGTGCTCAAATCAATTTCCGGATACAATTCCGCCAATTTATGCATCATTTTCAAATAGAGATTCACCCAGGAATACACATTCTTTTCAGCATTTTGCGGCAAACCGTTATAGCGTAACGAATACAACCGCAAATCATTTTTGAAACCGGTAGATGGCTTCAGGGAATGCAAATTTGCCGTTATTGAACCAGTTCTGTGATTATGAGCCGTAATTTTCGGCTGCACTTTTCGGCGAGCATACACCTTTCCAGATTTTCTGTTGTAGCAGAAGATCAAACCATCTGCTTTACCAGTGTAGCCCGCTAAGCCGTATTGAAATTTTACTTTCATTTTCTTTCTCCTTTTTGTGTCTTTCTATAATATCCGGGGGTGACAAAAACAGATAAGAGGTGACAAAATTCCAAAAATTATTCTCACCCTGCCGGGCATAGTGCAGCTATCCAATTACCGCTGCTTTCTCCTGTCATTTATATAGCTTTAACGATTCTTTAACGATTCCTAAACAAATTTAAGGCATTGTTAAAGATTCGTTAAGACATCAGTTACGGAAGAACAAAGAGGAATGATTGATGATTGTTGTTCTTGCTTTTACTCACAATTTTGAAATGAGGAAAACATTTGTAGCTCGGTTGTAAGTGTGCAGGATTCTTGTTTGTTTTGACTCTAAACCGACACTTTTGTAGTTGCAACTATATGTAATCGCAACAGGAAATTTATTTATTGTCCGATACTGTCAAAGCTGAAGCTCGGTTTAGAGTTAAAACAAAAATAGTACCGGCGGACGCTGTTCCGCCTTATTTTTTCGGCGCTACGGCGAGCGCCGGTACAAAAAAAATCTTATTCGGCGCTACGGCGAGCGCCGGTACAAAAAATTTCTTCTTCCAGTGCCCTGGAAATGCAGGAATGCAAGAAATCGGCAAGTTTCCGTTTATCTTTATAGATTTCATCCTCTGGCTTAATTGGCGGTAGTATTTTCAGATAGACGGTAGCAGGACGGATTTTATTCTCTTTTTCATAGATTTGCCAGCTGCCTTTAACAGCTAAAGGCACAATCGTCGCTTCCGCTAACTGGGGAAGTTTCAAGCTTCCCAAATGGAAGTTTCCTAATTCATTGCTACGGCTGCGTGTTCCTTCCGGGAAAATAACCAGCGGATTGCCCTTTTTAATCAGTTCCGCACTTTTTTTAATGGTCTGCATTGCTTTCCGGGGATTTCTGCGGTCAATGAAAGTGCAGGGAATTTCTCGCATCCATTGGCTTAAAATGGGTATTTTAAATAGTTCTCGCTTGGCAATAAAGCCGGTGTGCATTCCCAAAAAGCCCAAAATAAGAGGAATATCAAACAAACCTTGATGATTACTGACGAAGCAGATATTCCCGCCAGCAGGCAAATTTTCTTTTCCTGAGACCTTCACTTTGCTGCCTGTGGATAAAATAGTTATTTTAGCCCAGGAGCCGACTACAAACTGCATAAAGCGGTGGGAGATTTTTCGCGGTAAAAGTAGCTTGGCAACGAGGTATAGGATATAGAATAACATCCAAAGAAGAAACAAAAGGCAGAATAGGACTTCCCAAAGCAGTGATTTCATTATGCTATTGTCTTAATAACTAAGGGTTACCCACTCTTCATAGATATCATTCAGAGAAGTTACCCAGCCCCGTTTTTTTAAGGCATAATCAATTGTTTTCCAGTATAATTTA encodes the following:
- a CDS encoding tetratricopeptide repeat protein; its protein translation is MNKWILSVLTVVLFLFGCTANRTVPEIENIEPYTGIVTKVAILPLKTMDSSSGYIQKILTVRDLEYVFAKHPQYSLLNMEEVAEQFRLSGYRDVEELEIEEMRELAEMTGCDILVLGSINSISSDQFSLSTRFFSAKTEELTQLDFNVTKDREARWKTLETTFIAKLDDVVSNEVSKIYNIALNNYANGNYAEAEKNLNFALGLNPDLKDAYYYLGSVYYKQGKLEQAIQNLEINLEKNPQHTQTLNSLMELYEKTNQPAKRLNTMEKLAALNNNEDLWLTIGNLYAEQNNIPKAEAALKKAIEIDPAFIEAKTRLALLMYDLNRYEEAIPYLEAIFDQYPENELISTRLASAYQKANRLDDAIAKYENTIKTNPQNATAYLSAVNLYRLKASQTSDPTVVAAINKKAIDILNALVTNQPNNALAYMNLAAIYLGQNKFTETELYANKALQNDPTLYLPYIYLATVSQSKGTTDYNSFIDLEKKAAQAVGKKASTLKTQRDNAKNAAIANFRKALEYLNNAKARATDENALTDINNRINRVNQLINQATASY
- a CDS encoding biotin--[acetyl-CoA-carboxylase] ligase, yielding MRNYFYYDLLDSTMLEYKRLKELNAEPLCVQAKTQNDGFGRANHIWLSPPEGLWFTFDYENNRTLPSFALYLGFCIHQCLQSLFVTLKDKLQIKWTNDIIYSGYKLGGILCHYYQDRRMYIAGVGINTNNEIDSELGKFGAICLKDILGFEVSNKELCRLIIKTVEDNCVFMDEQSSYLNYCNDYLFGKGRIALLETGGTNLEAEIIEIDESGALLTRNEKGELITVHTGSILKFLN
- a CDS encoding lysophospholipid acyltransferase family protein, which produces MQFVVGSWAKITILSTGSKVKVSGKENLPAGGNICFVSNHQGLFDIPLILGFLGMHTGFIAKRELFKIPILSQWMREIPCTFIDRRNPRKAMQTIKKSAELIKKGNPLVIFPEGTRSRSNELGNFHLGSLKLPQLAEATIVPLAVKGSWQIYEKENKIRPATVYLKILPPIKPEDEIYKDKRKLADFLHSCISRALEEEIFCTGARRSAE